The DNA segment GTTTTTGAGCTTATTCCTTCATTGGAATTCTAGAATTActattttcttatatatatatatatatattattgtataagccttagaattgtcgtaacctttgattaacctttgctttacggcatgaggtaaggcttagggtaattagggtgttataCGTACTATAAGGTTCCCATCGTAGTATGGTACTGCCCGTAGCTCACAAATAGTTCCCAAGAAACAACTCTGCAGTACCTGAAGTAGTTTCGGCTCCTTGTTGTATGACTCTTCCCAATCCCCGTAGATCTGAGCAATTGCTTTCTGGTTCGGCATCCACACCTTTCTATAGGAGAGTTTGAAGTGATAGCTCTGTCGAACCACACCTTGTAGGACAGGGATGCTGACGGAGGGGTTGGACTGTATCAACGATAAGATGACCTTGCAGATGAGACTGTTACCCAGCTGTCGATGGTCTTGGGACATGGTGGGTGATAAACAAGTGTGTGCTCTACCAACCCTCTGGACCTCCCTGACGAAATAAGACAACCATGTTTAGGCGTCATGGTTCAAAAGTACTTAATATATGGCAACCATAAATGAGTAAGTACACCTCAGTTAAACTTGAACTCACCAGTATCCAAGGTTTTATCGAAGGGCAACACGGAGACTCCGTGGATAGCCATTTGTATATTGGCGGCATTGCACATGGTACTTTAATCGGTCTGATTTGATCACCTGGTATTCAGCACTCCGGCGAATAATGTAGTTCTTCACACCCTGTATCACTGCATCTCAGCATTTAAATCTGTAGCCAACCCGAAACTCTACACCACTTTCTAAGTTGTAATCTTCCTCTCCCATGTTGGAAAATGGAGTTCTCTCATGCATGGCATCCAGATCTAACGTATGATAGTGACTTGGTACGTCTGATAGCGCCGGAATTGGGTGGGGGGAGGCAAAACATAGTGCACAGCTGCCTCGGTGGGCGTCTTCAGTACATACTCCTCCTCATCACCCCCTCAGAAGAATCACTGCCGCCACTATCGGCAACGTACTCCTCATCAGTGTCTTCCTCACCCACCTCCATGTCCTCCACTGGAATGGTGACATGAAAGGGTGGTGGTGCGAGAGGTCGGTCGTCCTGTACATAGGTCGAGTATacagaaccaccaccaccaacatctCCAACCTCAGTAGAAAGCTCCATCACTTGCTCCGCCATGATTCTCCCATGGATGTCGAACATGAGTCACACATGCTCGTCTCCTAGAAGCTGAAATAGTCGAAACCGAAAAACGCCATTATCCAACAGTGCCAGTAACCTATACCCATCCTTCCGACTTCCCTCGTTTTTGTGCCACCAAGGTTgttcaatatcaaactcttcaaCTCGTACAATGAACTCACATGTTGAGTGTGCAATAGAATCAGATtgtcacactcaaatatcaccCCATTGTTGCCATTTCTTATACGACAATTGGGATAAACACACACAACTATGTATATGCTATTACTAGCCATTGTTGTCTTTTTTTTATGAGAAAAAGGGGATAGAAGAAGATATGAAATTAATATGGAGAATGCCAACGGTTAGACATCTTTTTATAGCTATTGGAAAATTGTCTCactgtatctcgtttacactataaacaagATATATATGTGTCACGTCCACGTGTCTTATcttgtttacactataaacgagatatgtgTAAAATTATCTTGTTcacagtataaacgagataagagagGGTGACGGATTTcggtaataaattttaaaattatttaatttagtaattattatatttattaaaataaaaaattccaagaTTTTGGTACTTTATCTTTTTTAGTTCACAGTTCTTTTGGAGGAGAGCTTGAAGTGTGCATCTTGGCTTGCTTTGCATGAAGTTGATGTTGATTTTTTATAACCATATTtaagtttaaatttattattttatgttggACTTAATTTCACTGAAATAGATTTATAAGAGGGAATCCTTTCTATGCTGGAAACTACACAATAATAAGGAGATTGCATGCTCGATTAATGCTTGTTTGAAATCACCTAGTCCAATCTCCTTTTGATCTACTGTTATGGCTGATGACATCATTCATCTTGGACTAGATGTCAGTGCACTTCCACTAGAAGATGATGATCTTTAAGAAGAAGACGGGATCAATGGTgacgaagaagaggaagatgagttCGATGATAATCAGAAAACTACATTGGAAGAGGAGAATGGTgaatcagaggaagaagaagatgaatctgaTTAGTGTTAATGTAAACATAGTTTTGTGATATGTATTTCTTTatgaaactttgcatatttgtAATATATGTTTCAGTGAATGTAAACATAATTCTGTAAATATAATATAGTTAGCATTGTTTCAAATATTTTAGTTACCATCATTCGCTATTTGTAATTTAAGTTTTTTGTAATTTGCATCAGGTTTGAAGCactattttaattgttaattatcAGGGTACACTAGAAATGGacggaaaaataaaatttaaataaaaaagaatgctACTCGTTGGAATTACTGTCGGACTATTCTGacggtaatatttttttaaaaaaattttaaataagtttttcgCCGGAAATAACGTTAGATGAATCCGAGTGATATGGTGGGAAAAGCGAATGAAGTGGTGCCGAATGTTACCATCGGATTATTCTGACAATACCATCGACCAGGATCCATTTCATTGTTAACATATTCCGTCAAAAAAATAGACGGTAAGTTGGACAAAAAAAATCCGACGGTAAATATTTACCGGCGAGGTTTATACTGATTTATACCATTGAATATATTTGATGAATTCGACGgtactcaacatttttcttgtagtgcttgAATTTATCCCCACCCACTAATTAACCTTTTAAGACTAATGGGCATAACAAACTCTTCAATGGGTGAAGTTGCAGTGGATGATAAAAACTGACAaacaattcaaaattttaaggaTGCATTTATCTTTAGTGGCAGTGAGAGCTTTAGTAGGACCAGAAGAAACCTTTCATTCTCCGTCATGTAAAATTGGAAGGCCACCACTTTTGGAGACTGTTTGAAAAAAAGCTGAATAGGGTTGGGTTTTAATTGAGTTTTGTTTACATTTTAATGTTGTTTTCACTTAATCAATTCAATATTAGGGATTCCAAGCTGGTAAGTAACCTGTCACATAGGATACATCACTAACTCCGTTAGAGCATAATTTAACGTTTGATCAGTATTGTCAGACGAAGTCAATCTTTGATAGTCATTAGTTTAAATCTTCTATTGTTAAATTTGTCAACGCtcgaattttttataattagaaataattatttactcaGAATATTTTACAGACTTGTAGATATTGTCCAACTATTATATCCTTTGGAATATTATCTAATGTAAATTATTTCTCAACTTTTCTTAgttcttctaggtttttctagctTTGAAATATACGAAGAAATGTTGTATGTTGTATGTTTGTGTTTTAAATTTAGTTCCACATAGATGAAAATTGTGAACTGTAAACCTTTAAATATTGGTGTGCACAAtttgtaataattttgttttaatacaTCATAATTTAATTGTCTATAAATCTAATTCGTACCTAaagtaacaaaaatattatttttagaaattcattttctaatatatatatatagacacaTACCTTGACCTAAGTTGGGACGACTTGATATTGGATGTCGAATAGCATCCCAATTGAAAATTGGTACTCCAAACAGCTCTTCCAACTCGTTCTTCATTCGAAGTTCCTTCAGAATCTTCAATTCCGCATTCTTTTTTTCAGTTTCAGCTGAAAAAATATGTTATCATAAAGCTATGTATATGCTAATATATAACAAGTAGATCAAATTACTAGACACAACTTAAATCAATCTGTTATATTAGTATCAAAAATCTAGTTAACAAATAATAAGAAcagtagttaattttaaaataaaatgagcaGTTTCAAAGTGAAAATGTATACTTGTGTTATTCTTGCTCGTATAATTACCATTTCTAAGTGATTTTTCTTTCTCAATGGCTTCTAATTTCTGGCGCAACATCGTCTGCTCCGACATCAAAAGCTGTTTTTGATTTGTGTAGGATGTAATTTGTGTACGGAGAATTGTTACTTTCTCCTACACATGCATAGTGAAACAAAATGAATATTGAAATAACTTTAGggaattaaataaaattgagaagtattatcgaaaaaattaaaagataaaatttagaTAGAAATGGATAGAAAAaattaggggtggcaaacgagAAAGTCTGCTCCACCTGCCAAAATGGCAGTGAGGCAGTCCTGAATTCTTTTCCTGTCCTGCCTAATAGCGGGCTGGCGGGTCANttttataatattaaataatatatatagtttcaaaaccatttcaataaattcataatttttaaaggcataaaaaattataatttctaaatttacaaatattaaaatttttataattataaatatgtaataaacataatcataaactaagttttttgaaacaaaataataaaaccaacAGTGTCGAAAGCGAAACATTGTCCAAAACATGTAATTAAACATCTTCAAgtttataatcaatcaaacataaaacataatctaaaatataacttagaacatcttcaattatcatcttcattctcttgtagATCAATAACATCAtagaaatttgtaaaaaaaaaaacagcccTGACAAAAAACAAGACTTGGTCTGTTGCGGAAGcccgccccgccaaagcccACGGATTAGGCGGTGCGGGTTAAGCGgactttttaagtttggtagcTTCAAATTTTTAACCCAACTCACCTTTTTGGCGGGTTATGCGGGTCGGGCCAATAGGTTTCAGCCTGTTTGCCACCTCTAGaagaaattaatcaaattaaatcgctataattttatttgttgaaaCCAATTAAGCAAATAGCAGCAGTTACAAAACTGCTGCAATTGATTTCCCGTTTAGCGGTAATTATGCACCGTTGTTAAAAATTATCGCAAATCCCTTTTCCTGCGTCTTAAGGACGATGGTTACTTAAAAATTATCGTTGTCTATTAATTTATGACAATTATAGTAGTGATTTGATGCTTTAGCCTCAAAATACCATGATATAGAAGATAGCTTTGGAATATTTATTTAATGTAGCTGTACTAAccgataaaatattttaaaaaaactcGCATCTCAAATTGCAACAGATCAAACAGACAATACAATTTTCATTCTGACTTGGGCTGCAAATAACAGATGTTATAATGTCGCAAATGTGTTTTCCTCATTTGGCAACAGTTATTTCAATGGTTGCTAAAAATTGGTGTTAAAATATTTAGCCACATAGGACATTGTGTGGTGGGCCACGACAATCCAACTGTTTGGCATCAATTAAAAACTGCCACTAAAGCTGAAAATAGCTGTTGCAAATATGTTGTGATTGTTACACTGTGATATCTTTGatttatattatgtttatgatatttaatatttaattttatttctattgctTTGACTAAGTTCAATTATGCTCGTATATATAGacaatatatagatatataggggtaaaatatttttagataaatagTATATTTAATCatgtattattatatacataaataaaattttttatttatcctttTATCATCTCAAACTTTGTACAACTAcaattacaaatataaaaaagtaattaaatattactagaaataaaattttagatatataacaaattttagtatataccaTCAAACTACGAAAAATTTGTATGTGtccattaaaagaaaaagtgtgTTCTTAATAATTTAAGTGTGTGttaacaataacaacttgaTTTATATTAGGGAAATCATCATAACctgaaaaattttcatttgctCTTCTAAATTGAGTAGATATCGAACTTTCCTTTGTCTAGATCTCTGTGCAGAGAGCCGATTCGAGATCATTCTGTAGAGAAAAAAtgcaaagagataaaagaaattaaaattaataattaagcaCATGCAACAAACACTTTTCTAGCTAATTATTTTCCCCTTATTTTTAATACTAGCTTATGTAACACTTCTATATACAAGAAATTACGAATAACATAACTTACTTGTTGATTTTCTTAGGATCCATGTTTGGATCAAACTTATTAGGTCCTAAAATGAGTTCAGCAAATTGGACTAGCTGATCATCTGGACCATTATTAGGGTTCCTCATATTAGGGTTGCAAACACTAATACCCTTGGAAAATTGGGGATAAGAAGAATTAGTGTCACCATGGCCACAATCTCCAATAATAGTGTGCACATTTTTATAGTGTTTTGGATTGGTTTGATCACTCAATCGCTCGTTCCCAGTTGTAGCTCCAACCACATTATTTTCCATTTCAGTGTTCTCCATATCTTTTTTGGACctggaaaaaaaataacaagaaaattatTTGGGGACACAAAATTAATTAAGGGCTATACACACATACACTACATAAGCTAAAATCTAAACTGGTTAAGAAATCAAGGTACCTGAGAAGAGGAATTTCTAGTTAGTAGTTACTTTGGGAATCGCCCTTATTCTTCATTTATTTATAGAGTGTGCATATTATgtggttattatatatttcccTCCCATCATATATAACAATTTATCTCATAAAAAAGGTAATTGTATAGTTAAAAAATGCCAAGCAGCAATCTTTTCTAGAATAATTATAATGTTGTCtcagttatttaattttcttgaataaattaaatataataattactgaaataaataatttaaaaaatatttactaaaataaatatcattctcttatctcgtttacactgtaaacgagatatatgtatttataaataattaaatataatttttaaaaataataaaaaatattaatatttttaatttgactaagctcttaaaaataaaatgtttcaaataataaaaaagataaatcgtctattttaaataataggAAAGATGGACTGCCATTTTAACCAATCCAAAATAACAGTGTTAATAGTGAACACTTAAACGGTACATTTATGAACGTGTTAACGTTATTATTTTAAATGGACTGATCCAGCTTCCTTCTTATTTAAAATGAacggtttatttttttattatttgaaatatttcatttttaagagtttggtcaaattaaaagtattaatattttttattattttcaaaaattatattaaattatttataaatgtaTATATCTTGTTTACAATGTAAACAAAATAACACCTATCTCGTTTATAcggtaaataaaatatataaaaataaatattttttaaattatttatttcaataattattatatttattaaaataaaaaatccgaCAACATTGTGATATTATACAGTGAATTAATGAGTCCCCAGAAAAAAATACAGCGAATTAATTATCAAGTTTGACCATGATGATATCATGGTTTATGATTTTACTTTAAAGTATTATCCTAACATATTTCCTAAGTACAAAGTTTTagagtactataaaaaatattttattaaaagttattgaaaaaatatttatttttatatttttaatatatttaatacataaaaaaagcTTGGAAAATTTCTATCATCAAATTATTAGAATGTATttcaaaaacacaaattaactaaatctattaaaaaaatattctcattTTGGCAGTATATATATTGGGTAATTTGGTCATCAAGTTAAATTATCGTTTTGCAGGCAGCAGGCTTGTTACGATGCAAATGTTATTTTTGACTTATACGTATATTCATAACTGTAGTTAGAATAAAATGacaattaaatttctaaaaatttatattttgaagagtttagtttttaaaagaaataaaaaaaatatcagtaaaattttataaaataataaatgtaaacataatataaatattaacagttgtagatatattatttttaaattagtatttatattataataaaaaattttaatttaaattaatttatcttgttattctaattttttaaaaattttattaatatttttttaaaaaattaaactgttcaaaatataaatttttataaatttaattgtcaCTTTATTCTGGTTGTTATATATCTCAATTGGTAATCGTGACATTATAAGTTAGGAAAAGTATAATATTCTTTTCAATGTCTAACCTTTAAGTTTCaaatgtataatttatattaaaaatttgttgtaataaaaataatataaatataacgtTACTAAACAACTCTTAATTAATGAATAGAAACAAcagtaaaataattttcaatccttTTAGaagtaaaatatatactaattattacttaaataataattttgcatagaaaaatagagTAACAGATATTGTACAAGAAACGTTCTTTATATCAATTTTGACTACAATAAATTGAAAGAATCTTTAATTACTTGGAAAAGCTTAGTCAATGCCACATAATTAATAGAGTTGATTTGTCACTTCTATTATTTCTTATCGATAAATGGTTTGAATATTTATCAAATATTATTCATGAACTAATATATGTAAccgtaatttatatatattataaaaaggaaaacaggaaataataaagtttcataaaataaaaattatataataataaagaaaaacataaagagCACCAACctaaataaatgtattaaagGTGTTTATTTCGGTACgataataaattaatacatAACGACACATATTTTTTCATGTTagacaaaaattatattttttagattaatcaaattttaaaattcaactaactttaattttatatttttaaactttaaaaataaaacaaaaacatatatgaaaaactaaaaaaaaaaacagtgtTCATCTTCTCTAGAGTTCCATTGtctttcatcttttctttcctcttttttctctatgataaagaaaaagaataaaataggaCTCACTCGTCGAACATTCTTTACTTAAGATTACTCAAGTTTCTATTTAACTGCCACGCATTCACCTTCAGCCGAAAATCCTATTAGAAACAGTAAATGTTGTTTTTAAATACCAAAacagataaaattgaaatttaaccGCAGAATGAGAATGCAATGAAAAAATTAGGAACCTTGTTGAGCGCAACGGAAACAATTTTAGAGCTGTCATGTGTAAcatcttgaatttttttaaaaattagataatgaattatttgtgaattattatacttaattatgattttatttttaaaaaattattttaccaaaagaaattaaatcaaagtTATGGgactttaaatttaaattaattaaaactcgtatactttttataataattgAGTATTTTACTACTCAAAACTTTAACCTAACCCTAAAACATACTCACACTCACACTCACACAACACTCACTCTCACCAAACCTTAGCTGCCATTCCCCAacagaaataaaagaaagaaagaaagaaagaaatggaaagagagaaaaaggagaACAGAGAGGGAAAAAtcgagggagaagaagaagaggagggaggagaagaaggagacgGCGATGGAACCGGTGGGGCTGGATGCCGTCGTCNNNNNNNNNNNNNNNNNNNNNNNNNNNNNNNNNNNNNNNNNNNNNNNNNNNNNNNNNNNNNNNNNNNNNNNNNNNNNNNNNNNNNNNNNNNNNNNNNNNNNNNNNNNNNNNNNNNNNNNNNNNNNNNNNNNNNNNNNNNNNNNNNNNNNNNNNNNNNNNNNNNNNNNNNN comes from the Arachis duranensis cultivar V14167 chromosome 7, aradu.V14167.gnm2.J7QH, whole genome shotgun sequence genome and includes:
- the LOC107458287 gene encoding basic leucine zipper 34-like, coding for MENTEMENNVVGATTGNERLSDQTNPKHYKNVHTIIGDCGHGDTNSSYPQFSKGISVCNPNMRNPNNGPDDQLVQFAELILGPNKFDPNMDPKKINKMISNRLSAQRSRQRKVRYLLNLEEQMKIFQEKVTILRTQITSYTNQKQLLMSEQTMLRQKLEAIEKEKSLRNAETEKKNAELKILKELRMKNELEELFGVPIFNWDAIRHPISSRPNLGQEKYNVDETSPEIMKVEMPPINEVVVLHANNMDFLAPSDGPAQPFGRE